The following DNA comes from Alienimonas californiensis.
GTACCGGCGGCTGGATCGCGTCGGCGACGCGGTAGTCGCTCAGCAGGGCGTCGTAACGCTCGGCGTTTGCGCGGCGGGCTTCGGTCCAGTCGTCGAGGTGGCGGAGCTTCACCTTTAATACGGCCGCCTGGAGGGCGTCCAGCCGGCTGTTCAGGCCGACTTCCACGTGCTCGTAGCCGCCGACGTCCCCGTGCACGCGGAGGCGGTTCAGGCGGGCGGCGATCTCGTCGTCGTCCGTGGTCATCATGCCGCCGTCGCCTGCCCCGCCGAGGTTCTTGGTGGGGAAGAAGCTGAAACAGGCGACCGTGCCCAGCACGCCGCTGCGGCGGCCGCGGTACTCGGCGCCGATGCTCTGGGCGGCGTCCTCGATGATGTGCAGATCGTGCTTCTGGGCGATCCGCCAGATCGGGTCCATCTCCGCGGTCTGGCCGAAGATGTGCACCGGCATGATCGCCTTGGTGCGGTCGGTGATCGCGTCCTCGATCGCGTCGGGATCGATGTTGAAGCCGTCCGGTTCCACGTCCACGAACACCGGCGTCGCCCCGACGCGGTGAATGCTGCCGGCGGTGGCGAAGAAGGTGAACGGGCTGGTGATGACCTCGTCGCCCGGGCCCACGCCGCAGGCCATCAGGGCCAGCAGCAGGGCGTCGGTGCCGCTGGCGCAGCCGATCGCGTGCCGGGCGTCGCAGTATTCGGCGGCGTCGGCCTCGAAGTTGGAGACCTCCTCGCCCAGCACGAAGGCCTGCGATTCAAAGACGCGGCTGACCGCTTCCATGACCTCCGTGCGGATGGTCGCGTGTTGCGCCTGCAGGTCGATGAACGGAACCGGGGTCGAACTGTGAGACATCTGGCGGACGTTTCGTGACGCGGATGGGCGAGGGATCGTTGCGGGCGACGCGGGGGGTCTCATAGGTCCGTCGCCGTTGCGCGCGAAACCCCGGTCTGCGTTTCTTTCGACGGATTCGTCATTCGTCCGAACCGCCCGCCGCGGCGCCGGCGGGCTGGGCGCTTTGGGCACGTTTGGCCCGGTACTCCGCGAGCGTGCCCTCCGGGTCGGCCTCGAAGGCGGCGACGCAGCCCGTGCAGCACACGTAGTAGGTCTTGCCGGCGTGTTCGACGGCGATCGTGCCGAGCCCGCCGGTGACCACGCACTCCGGCCCGCCCAGCGAACTCTCCGCCAGCCGTTCCCCGGCCCGCGTGTAGCCGACCTCCGCCACCCGCAGAAAGCGGCCGGTCGGGGAACTGCGGCGTTCGATCAGCAGGGTGAACCGCTTGTCGCTCAGGCGTTTGAACGTGAGGCGGTCGGAGCCGTCCTCCTTCGGCTCAAACGTGACCGTGTCGCCCAACGACGCGGCCGAGAGCGTCGCCGTCTTCCCGCCGGGCGGGGTGAATTGGCCCACGAAGCCCTTGCCGACGGCGCCCTTGCCGTCCGACGCCGGCCGGACGAGCAGGCGGAGGGTTTCCTTGCCCTCTTCCACCTCGAACCGCACCGCGGGGCGGTTGGGATCGGAAAAATCCCAGACCCATTCGGCCGTCTCCCGCCACGCCCCCTCGCGGGAGCCGCGGCGGACCTGCCCCACGCCCCGCCACTGCCCGACCAGCGGGTTCAGCGGGGCGAGCGCGGCTTTGGCGGCCGCCACGTTCGGCCCGTCCGCGTTCGCATCGGCCACAGCCGTCGCGTCCGTCGGGCCGTCGCCCGGGGGCAGGAAAAAGACCATGACCAGCGGGAGGGCGTTCATCTTCCCTATCCTACCGCCCCGACCGTCGCAAGTTGCGCGGCTAACTCAAGTCGACCTCGATTTCCCCCCGGGTCAGGGCCCGGAAGTCGGCGAGCAGGTCGTTCGTGATCGGGCCGGGTTTGCCGTCGCCGATGGGGCGGCCGTCCAGGGAGACGGCGGCGATCACCTCGGCGGCGCTGCCGGTCAGGAAGCACTCGTCGGCGGTGTAGATGTCGTGGCGGACCATCGCCTCCTCCCGCACCTCCAACCCCCGTCGCTTCGCTAACTGAATCACTGCGGCCCGGGTCAGGCCGGCGAGGATGCCGGCGTCCAGCGGGGGCGTTTTGATCACGCCGCGCTTGATGACGAAAATATTGTCGCCGGTGCACTCGGCGACCTGGCCGACGTGGTTCAACATCAACACCTCGCCGGCCCCGGCGGCGAAGCCCTCGATCTTGGCGAGGATGTTGTTGAGGTAGTTCAGCGACTTCACCCGGGCCGGCAGGGCCGCGGGGTGATTGCGGATCGTCCCGGAGGTGATCAGCTTCAGGCCGCTCTGGTACAGCT
Coding sequences within:
- a CDS encoding DegT/DnrJ/EryC1/StrS family aminotransferase — translated: MSHSSTPVPFIDLQAQHATIRTEVMEAVSRVFESQAFVLGEEVSNFEADAAEYCDARHAIGCASGTDALLLALMACGVGPGDEVITSPFTFFATAGSIHRVGATPVFVDVEPDGFNIDPDAIEDAITDRTKAIMPVHIFGQTAEMDPIWRIAQKHDLHIIEDAAQSIGAEYRGRRSGVLGTVACFSFFPTKNLGGAGDGGMMTTDDDEIAARLNRLRVHGDVGGYEHVEVGLNSRLDALQAAVLKVKLRHLDDWTEARRANAERYDALLSDYRVADAIQPPVRLPERRHVYNQYVTRVPNGKRDGVIGKMRAAGVGAAVYYPKPLHLQTCFADLGYKRGQLPVSERACDEVMALPIFAELGEERQEIVVQTLCKSLGRQAVPSRPRLLRAAA
- the ilvE gene encoding branched-chain-amino-acid transaminase → MTQHVFLAGRLVPEAEATVSVFDHGLLYGDGVFEGIRVYGGSVFLHDAHIDRLFESAKAIHLEIPMSPAEVKAAVEQTVEANGVTDGYVRLVVTRGSGALGLDIRKTANPQVIVIAADIALYPKELYQSGLKLITSGTIRNHPAALPARVKSLNYLNNILAKIEGFAAGAGEVLMLNHVGQVAECTGDNIFVIKRGVIKTPPLDAGILAGLTRAAVIQLAKRRGLEVREEAMVRHDIYTADECFLTGSAAEVIAAVSLDGRPIGDGKPGPITNDLLADFRALTRGEIEVDLS